In one Amia ocellicauda isolate fAmiCal2 chromosome 2, fAmiCal2.hap1, whole genome shotgun sequence genomic region, the following are encoded:
- the mtrr gene encoding methionine synthase reductase: protein MPCEVKTRFLLLYGSQSGQAKAIAEEICQQADEHGFKGDICCMSESAKYNLETETDPVVIVVSTTGDGEPPEKALQFVKGIRTKTLPPDHYAHLCYALLALGDSNYAEFCKCGKTIDKRLQELGAKHFYATGHADDGVGLELVVDPWIEGLWEAIRKAYSNMSDPNQERNDRARTGQNGEPAESADNKQVADLKIQLLRINDSNDLSPDLPEPSLDKGKSGTETTPLGASLTTSISPLSESTLNIPALPPQYIHVELMNTTTKEENFIPPDQEAEHQVPVTRAVQLSREDAVKTALLLELDISGTHISYQPGDSLNVFCPNNSGEVEELIQRLGLAEMREHCVHLQLRTDTKKKAAQLPSYVPEKSTLKYLLTWCLEIRSIPKKAFLRALVDYTTNAAEKRRLQELCSKQGSSDYNHLVRDPNLSVLELLLAFPSCSPPLSLLIEQLPKLRPRSYSAASSSLYHPGKLHFVFNIVEFPQCSGRAVPRRGVCTGWLSELISPILQQHGRPSRDPDSALVPKVSIGLRPSTAFHLPSDPAVPFIMVGPGTGVAPFIGFLQHRAKQRQENPDTEFGETWLFFGCRHKDREFLFRDELEHFVENGTLTHLKVCFSRDAPKGPEPAPKYVQHNLCLHAQDVARILLQQNGCIYVCGDAKNMAKDVNETLIEIVGKELTVDKLEAMKVVAELRDKKCYMQDVWA from the exons ATGCCATGTGAAGTGAAAACTCGTTTCTTGCTGCTCTACGGTTCCCAGAGTGGACAGGCTAAAGCAATTGCTGAAGAAATCTGTCAACAGGCCGATGAGCACGGGTTTAAAGGTGATATTTGCTGTATGAGCGAATCAGCAAAG TATAACCTGGAAACGGAGACGGACccagttgttattgttgtttcgACTACTGGGGATGGAGAACCTCCAGAAAAAGCTCTTCAGTTTGTAAAGGGCATTAGGACAAAGACTTTACCTCCCGATCACTATGCACATCTGTGCTATGCCCTTCTAG CTTTAGGTGATTCTAACTATGCAGAGTTCTGCAAATGTGGGAAAACTATTGACAAGCGTCTTCAGGAACTTGGCGCAAAACATTTCTATGCGACAGGACATGCCGATGACGGTGTGGG GTTAGAGCTGGTAGTCGATCCGTGGATTGAGGGACTGTGGGAGGCAATAAGAAAAGCCTATTCAAATATGTCTGATCCAAACCAAGAGCGTAATGACCGTGCCAGGACAGGTCAGAATGGGGAGCCTGCTGAAAGTGCTGATAACAAACAAGTTGCTGACTTGAAAATCCAGCTCCTGAGGATAAATGACTCAAACGATTTGAGTCCAGATCTTCCTGAGCCGAGCCTTGATAAAGGAAAGTCAGGCACTGAGACCACACCCTTGGGGGCCTCTCTGACGACATCCATTTCACCCCTGTCAGAATCCACACTTAATATTCCTGCTCTGCCGCCTCAGTACATACACGTAGAATTAATGAACACGACGACCAAAGAG GAAAATTTTATTCCACCCGATCAAGAAGCTGAACACCAAGTGCCGGTTACCAGAGCCGTACAGCTGTCTCGAGAGGATGCAGTGAAAACCGCCTTGCTGCTTGAACTGGATATTTCA GGAACGCACATCTCTTACCAGCCCGGAGACTCCTTAAATGTTTTCTGCCCCAACAACAGCGGTGAAGTGGAGGAGCTCATTCAGCGGCTGGGCCTGGCAGAGATGAGGGAGCACTGTGTTCACCTGCAGCTGCGCACCGACACCAAGAAGAAGG CTGCACAGTTACCCTCTTACGTTCCAGAGAAGAGCACGCTGAAGTATCTTCTGACCTGGTGTCTGGAAATAAGAAGTATCCCTAAAAAG GCCTTTCTCCGTGCCTTGGTAGACTACACAACCAATGCTGCCGAGAAGCGACGCTTGCAAGAACTGTGTAGCAAACAGGGCTCCTCGGATTACAACCACTTAGTCCGAGATCCAAACCTCAGTGtgctggagctgctgctcgCTTTCCCGTCTTGTTCACCGCCTCTCAGCCTCCTCATAG AACAACTGCCTAAACTGCGACCAAGATCGTATTCAGCAGCAAG TTCAAGTCTCTATCATCCTGGGAAGCTGCACTTTGTGTTCAATATCGTGGAGTTTCCACAATGCTCTGGACGTGCCGTCCCGAGAAGGGGCGTTTGCACAGGGTGGCTGTCGGAGCTCATTTCCCCGATCCTCCAGCAGCATGGGAGACCATCGCGAGACCCCGACAGTGCTCTCGTCCCAAAG GTATCTATTGGTCTTCGCCCAAGCACTGCTTTCCATCTGCCCTCCGACCCAGCAGTGCCCTTCATCATGGTGGGGCCAGGTACAGGAGTCGCCCCCTTCATTGGGTTTCTCCAGCACAG AGCAAAGCAAAGACAAGAAAACCCTGACACTGAGTTTGGAGAGACCTGGTTATTTTTTGGCTGCCGTCATAAAGATCGAGAGTTCCTCTTCAG GGATGAACTGGAACACTTTGTAGAAAATGGCACCCTAACACACCTGAAAGTCTGCTTCTCTCGGGATGCCCCAAAGGGCCCAGAACCTGCGCCAAAGTATGTGCAACACAATCTGTGCCTTCATGCTCAGGATGTCGCCAGAATTTTACTTCAACAAAATGGATGCATTTATGTTTGTGG tgatgCCAAGAACATGGCAAAAGATGTAAACGAAACCCTGATTGAAATTGTAGGTAAAGAACTGACGGTGGATAAGCTGGAGGCTATGAAAGTTGTAGCAGAACTGCGAGATAAAAAATGCTACATGCAGGATGTGTGGGCTTAA